The Xiphophorus maculatus strain JP 163 A chromosome 5, X_maculatus-5.0-male, whole genome shotgun sequence nucleotide sequence CTAACCTCAGGTTCAAGGTCAGCTAAAACAACCTGCTCAGCCAGAAGCAGTTCCtgctgcctcacagagcagagGCGGAGCTGCTTCACCTGTCAGAGGAAACACaatcagaacaggaagtgatgaagatCAAAAGCAGCTGACCTGCTTCAAACTTCATGAGTTATAAAAATATCAGCTActgtaaatatagaaaaataattactgaaGCTTTCTCTGATCCAACCAGTTCAGAACAAAGATCTAGATGGTTCAGATACAGCCATTACAGAACATCGTCATCATCGCCACCACTTGTACGGCGCCATACCGAGACACCTAACGGTACCAGCAACAGAATAAAATCCTTTCTAAACAAGTTCTGCAGAACCATCTGGACCAGAGCACCCAGGAACCATTTCTGTCACTGAAACCAGAACAATCCTGTCAGGATCCCGGACAAGCCCCCAATTATTCTATGAGCTGATGTTTGCTCTGCAGCATTAAACATGTTAACCTTGAATTGGCCCATGTCTGCTGCCAAATGGGACCCAGTGGTTCTGAATGACCTCCACTTCCTTTGCACCTGTGGACTGGGTCGGGCTGGGCCCGGATTGGTTAATCAGGAGGTTCTGGACGAGTCCCAGTGTGTTTTATCTGTCGTTTTAATCTGAAACTGCTGTCAATTGGCCCACGTCCGCCTAAATGATGGTGTATTGTGATGAAAACTACAACGTGTTGTAATGACTGTGACCACTAGGTGGCCCTACTATTGCTTCAACACTGTCCAGTGAGTTAGAAATGCTGCTGGACCCAAACTGCATCATCTTAGTCTGCTGGCGATACATCAACACAAAGAGATGATGCTACATGCTAGCATAAAGTCACAACATGCCTCCGttgaaagcttttctttttctccggAGACGCGCCGTAACAAACTGTCCCGATCTGAACTCAACTGAGATCAAATATTCGGTTGGCTCTGACATGTTCGAGACCTGCTGGGATTTTATTCCCGCTGTTTGCAGAAAGACGCCAGGTCACATGACAGGATGGGGGCGGAGCTAGCAGATAATCTAACAGgataaaaattcaaacatttctaaatcgCAGCTGGTGAACAAGTTTTCATCCATACATCAACAACAGGGACAAAACTGAAACCCAGAAAAATTGGTTGCTGGAAAAGACCGTTGTGTTGGTTGCTGGAAaggctaaaaggagttagcctatcagaagctatgctagcctaaaaaaacatctcaatgctaaagatgtagcagctaacgctaatgtcagcgtccacaGTCCACGTTTCTAAAGAAGCTTCCTGGTTTTGAGctcatatttctatttattcaatgattagcagcaaaaatggtttttgaattgaaagtGTTGCTGATTTTGTTGATATGTCGtttgattaaatgtaattaattaattacagaccctgaaattaacatttttaagtgaGTGCCACCACTAGTACTTACACAATCTCATCGTTGTCAAACTCCAGGACTCCGTGCGTGTCTTCGAAGTCTTCTCCGCCACCCTTAGCCGTCCCCTGGATGGTTTTGTACGGCACCGCCACGACGCCGCGGGCCCCTGAGTTCCTGGTCACCTTCACCTCCATCACGCCCACGCTCTCGCTCACCGTCACCACCGGCTCCTCAAAGCTGAAGATCCCGGCGTGGTCGTCATCGAAGATGGTGACGGTGGCCGTGCACGGCAGGCCCAGCCCTGCCAGGCCGTCTGCGTGGTTCGCCTGATGGTCGTTTGCTCCGTCTGGTGTGACCCGCACGTTGGTGAGGTGAACCAGGAAGTGCTCGTCTTCCTCAAAAATATCGTCGTCAATGATGTTGACGTGGATTTCCTTGTCGGTCTCGCCGGGTTTGAACACAATGGTTCCTTCGGTGAGCTGGTAGTCGGAGCCAGCGTTTGCGGTGCCGTCTTCAGTCCGGTAATCCACGTAGACCGTAGCGGTCAAGTCTCCTCCTCGGCGAACGACATTGAGCGCCACGCTGCCGCAGTTCTCCAGACACTGGTAGTTCCCAGGGTCGAAGAAGACCTTGGAGGAGAAGTTGTTGACGGATATCTCAGAGCAGATGTCATGCTGCGCGGCCCTCTTGACCTGGTCAGCGGCGTGTTTCTTCAGGACGTTGCCGGCTCCTGTCATGATTCTGGTTGCCTGGCAGCGGTAAAAGGCCCGACTCTTCTGCTGCTGGGTCAGAACCTGGTAGTTAGCGAGCTCCATCAGCTGCTCCGTCTCCTTCTCtggatgtttctgtttcagctccTTCAGGATCCTGGCCAGCTCTCTGCGTGCCTCCTCCTCGTCCAGCTCCTTCGCCTCTCGGTCCAGAAGCTCATCTCTATGGGAGTTGAGCATTTTACCGTCCATTTCTACGTCCACCTTCGACGGGAGATCTGGCTCGCCCTCGGTCTCGATAATCATTCCCTTCTGCTTCCCGGTTCGGTATCGCTTGTACACGTATTTGTAGAAAAGAAGCCTGCGGTCAGCCACATAAGCAAACCCAACACAGAAAGGGAAGAAGAAGAGTGTGAGAAGCCCCTCCCATATTTCAACTACACCCGGAGAGAAAACGGCCAGGATCAGGTACAGCCAGGTGTAAGCAAACACGCTCCAGGTGGCGGTGACGAAAAACACCCGCAGGTGCTTCACCTTCCTGGTCTCCCCGTCGGGGATGACGGACACGCAGAGGCCAATGATGACGAACATGTTGAAGGCGGCGCTGCCTACGATGGTGTTGGGACCCAACTCACCGGCGTCAAAGTTGTGACCGCAAACCTCCACCACGGACAGGAGGATCTCCGGCGCGGACGAGCCGAGCGCCATCAGGGTCAGGTTGGACACTGTCTCGTTCCAGACGCGAACCGTGGTGGTGATCTTCTCCCCGTTGGGCTTCTTTATGGTGATCTTCCTTTCCTGAGAGGTGATGACTTCGATGGACGCCATGAAGCGATCGGCGATGATGGAGACGCCCAGGAACATGTAGAACAGTCCCACGAAGTAGATGGTGGCCCTGGCCAGGCGGTCGGGGAAGGCCGGGTTCTTCGGCTTCCACACCGGCAGGATGACGCCCTCGATGCAGTCGGTGCCGCCGCCGCATTTAGTCTGGTTTCTGGTTGTGCTGTTGGACTTTGGGGTCAAACCGGTGCCCCCTGCTGCGGAGCACGGGAACCCGGCTGAGATGGCGGCgaacaggagcagcaggaaCGACGGGCGTCCAGCGGGACTCATGGTGAAGCTTCAGGCCTCCTCAACCTGAACAGACAGAAACGGGCTTCAGTCTGGATCTGGGTTTATGAATGTGGCGAGGCGGTCAAAGCCAAAATCACGACCTTCGTCCCGCTAATCTCCAGCAGACCAACTTTGACCAACCAATCTGAGAAATATCGACAATCTGGACCTTTAACCCGGCAAACAGGAGCCAACGCTCCAatccacactgcaaaacacaaaaccttaccaaggaTTTCTGTCAGATTTCCAGCCCTTATGCTTGAGATAatacaaaagtaactttttagcaagaaataagtaaataattcctgaatattgttaaaaagctggcagattatttaacctGCAAAGAAAAAGACTCCTTagaggtaaaataaaatctggacaGGAACACCTGGTCGGTTTGGAGCTTCTTTTTGGTCCAACTCAGTGCAGAGGCTGTGGGCAGCGAGGTCACCGGGTCACCAGCCTGCAGGTTGCCATGGATACCCGCTGGTTAAGGTGCATCACAACCACATGAGGACTGGCAGTGAGGTTCTGGTCAGATCTGGTTTCACAGTTACTGAGAAACATTAAGGCTGAtatcatgacctctgacctccagcaggTCTGACCTCTGCAGTGACTGAGGCACAAGCAGTCGGTCATCAGGCTGccggaggaggaagaggaggaaccTACCGTCAGACGAAGAGCAAAACGCTTTAAATCAGAATCTCCACAAAGTTCCAGGAAGTTTTCATCTTCGAAGGAGGAAAAACTCTCCAGCcccacagaaccaacagaaccagaaggcGACGCGAAGACGAGAAGCAGAACCTCGACCCGGTTAGAGCCCAGAAACAAGACGctgcctcctcctctttctcctcttcctcctcctcctcttcctcactggaGATGAGAAATGGTCCAAAACAAGCAGCTGTAAACAGCCAGAACCTCTCCTGGACctggactggttctggttctgggaagGTTTTACTGAATAAATCTGGTAGAAATGAAACCCAGAAGAATCTGaatcgttttgttttgtttctgttgctgtGGATACATCAGtaaacatcaacatgtttttcatttttcccatCAGACACTTGAATTTCAGGATGACGgccatttttcaagatggctgccattTTTGAGCCTTATTAAccaattattgcaataaaatgttcccaGTTTTCATCACTAGAATGAACTTTatgtctcattttattttttcggCTCATCCAGTTTATAAAtcttaaagtaataaaatgtatCAGGACTTTGCTCCATTCGTCAACTGGAAGGAGACAGTTAGCTtgatgttagcattagcctctGCTAATTGTTTATGTGTAGAAATTCAGATTTagcttttgctatttttatatGATTTGCAGTTTAACATTACCTTCCACTAAATTTTTGACACATTTAGcagcttagcattagcttctgctcaTTATGTTTATGTGATTAGCATTATAATTAGCACTAGTAGGTAGTGACCATGACGTTTGGTTAACTGTCCGCCTTTAGCAATAACTGCTGCTAGCTTTAGTGAAAATATACTCTCCAGAACAACACGGCAGCCATCTTGGAAAATCTAAAGAttatcagtaaatatttttatgggtCCATGTATAATTTGGCACCAAGAATATTCATCTGTGATAAATGTTGGCAAATTTAGCAAATGAAATGACTGATCTGCAGAGGTCGGGTTCTACCAGCAGGGGTCAACGTGGAGAAATCAAGACGTTCCATCAGTTTTTATCTAACAGGAAGATCTGAAGAAACGTCCAACCTGAGAAACCGAGACCTGAAACTCCATCTGAGCCGCAGACGGAGTCTGATCAGAAAACCACGGCGTCTGAGACGCTAAAAACCGCCTCCAACTACCTCCAACAGCCTCCAACTGCCTCCAACTACCTCCAACAGCCTCCAACCGCCTCCAACTACCTCCAACTGCCTCCAACTACCTCCAACTGCCTCCAACTACCTCCAACAGCCTCCAACTGCCTCCAACTACCTCCAACAGCCTCCAACCGCCTCCAACTACCTCCAACAGCCTCCAACTGCCTCCAACTACCTCCAACAGCCTCCAACAGCCTCCAACTACCTCCAACAACCTCCAACTgcctctaactacctccaacgGCCTCCAACTACCTCCAACAGCCTCCAACTGCCTCCAATGGCCTCCAACTACCTCCAACTGCCTCCAACTACCTCCAACAGCCTCCAACTACCTCCAACTGCCTCCAATGGCCTCCAACTACCTCCAACAGCCTCCAACGGCCTCCAACTACCTCCAACAGCCTCCAACTgcctctaactacctccaactGCCTCCAATGGCCTCCAACAGCCTCCAACTgcctctaactacctccaactgcctctaactacctccaacaGCCTCCAACCgcctctaactacctccaactACCTCCAACAGCCTCCAAGTACCTCCAACAGCCACCTACCGCCTCCAACTACCTCCAACAGCCTCCAACTacctctaactacctccaacagcctctaactacctccaacaGCCTCCAACCgcctctaactacctccaactACCTCCAACAGCCTCCAAGTACCTCCAACATCCACCTACCGCCTCCAACTACCTCCAACTGCCTCCAATGGCCTGCAGCCACCTCCAGCTGACGGTGTCTCGGCGTCTCCTGCTGCAGGTTGAGCACAGTGAATGAGGAGTTTTGTCCCCTGTGGGTTGAGGTTGAGGTTGGGGTTGGGGTTGGGTGAGCCGGTACTCGCCTCGGTCCTGATGCAGCCGCTGCAGAAGAGCAGAGTGTGTCCAGGAGGGAGAGCTGTGCCTGATAGCTGCTCTAAATTTAACAGCAACGCCCGCTGCTGGTCACACGGCCTCCTTATCTCCGTCTCCCTGCAGCCATGGCCATACaaggccgggccgggccgggccgtcCGGTGGCCCCGGACCTGGCACACACGTGGCCAGATAACCGCCGGCAGCTACAGGCAGCCTGGTGATGCCTCCGTCAGGCGACACCTAGAGATcactttgacctctgacctctgctaGAGGTCTGCTGCTGGAACAGAGGAGGTCCGGTCAGAGGGAGCCGGCAGGAAGCAACCAGGATCGGTTCTGTTCAGCTTCAGTGTTAAACGTTGAAGCCGAACATTTGAACTGAAACGTTCAGGTCAGAAAtgagtttcagatgttttgatGACGGACGAGTTTAAAACGTTTCTAATTCATCAAACGGATCCAGATTCTGATTACGGCTCATCGACCCGCCTTCATCGGCCTGTATCCAGTACAGTCTGCTAGAACCCGATCAGAACCTGTTTCTAACTATCCATCAGCCCGATCACCGGGGGCAACCGGAGCCGTGTGCCAGGCCCACTGAGGTACCGACTCTGGAACCAGGCCCGACCCAGAGGAACAccaactgcttcctgtttcacaTTCTGACCTGAACGAAGAGGGAAAGAAAACGACCGGACAGGAACCGTTGGAACCACCCAGATCAGCCGTCCAGTTTCATCCTCTAAggcagaaccaacagaaccaacagaacagCTTCAGTCTCTGTGGGAGTCTGTCCTGGTCTGGATCCGCTCAGATTTTATaccacaaataaatatttaaatctgaataaactttatttcacagtaagagtcagaaccagaaccttctccGGACCCAGTAAACAGTTGGATGCTGCAGGGCGGCTCTGgatattttctcatgtttcctggtatttcttgtcatttctaAGTGAATAATCCTCCTGCCTGCAGtctttatgttttagttttactgtaaactctaaagaaagaaagcagcacTGAGTCACATTAATATGAAATCTTTCCCAATAACTTCAGATTTTAATACCAATGAACAGGGAAATAATCTGAGGATGGAAAAATCACAgaatcatgaaaaacaaacattattttcttccaggacttttattttccataaagTGATTCACTCTGGTTAAACATCTGCATCATTATTCTGATCAAACTAACGGACCGAAGCCTCCGGAGGCTGGCTGTCCTGCAGAGGACACAGAGCGACTGAAGACCCAAAGCCACTGCCGAACCAGAACCCGAACCCGGCGTAGAGCGGCTCGGTGAAGGTGGTGCTGAAGGTGTGAAGGTGGAGCAGGGAGTCGGAGGAGACGCAGTAGAAGGACAGGACGCCGGCGGGAACGTCCACGTACACCGCCACCCTGTGGGAGGCGCAGGAGGCGGACAGGACGGCGTCCCGCTGCCGGTGGCTCACCGAGTATCCGGCCGCCGAGCAGCAGAGGCTCCAGGACTGGTGGTTCCTCCCGAACAGGCACTGGTCTCTGGTTCCCCTCCGCGGGATGCCCCCGTAGCTCACCGCGACGTGCACCGCGCCCCGCCACTCCGCCTCCCAGTAGCAGCGGCCCGCCAGCGCCTCGCTGCACAGCAGCTGGCAGAAGTGGAACCGCTGCGGGTGATCCGGATACGGCTGCTGCTGGCTGACCCGCGCCGCCCGCCGCCCGCCGGCGGACAGCTGCAGCCGCCGGTGCGCCGTGTTCCCGTCCAGAAGCAGCTCACAGAAATCTAGGAGACAAGCAGCCTGTTGGCTTCATGTGCTGACAGCCCGACTGGTTCGTGAACTGACACTCACATTTCTGCAGCCCGGGCTTCAGGCGCCTCTCTCCGCCCTGATCCAGCCTGCAGGAGACAATCTGGAGGTTTAAACAGCAGAAACTACAAATAAAGGCAATTCTGCTTAAAATGGAAACTCTGTTCTCTAATAATATGTAACAATGGAGgcataaaaacatcacaaacatcTGGCAGGAAGACTGAGGAGAAGGAGACGATCAAAACCACAGAATCCTCAAAGTCTGCAGAACTGTTCAACATTaagctaaataattattttagacCAGCAGATGGCGCTGCAGGTCAGAGAAACAGGATGAGCATGCCACCATCTGCTGTTGTAGTTTCATCAGCAGGTCATTGTTGCTTCAccagagaaaaaatgtttctgtctacAACAGTAAGATAATGTCATGTTCCCTCCCAGCCCACAGGGGGCGCTCACAGCTAGGACAGAGAGGGGCAAGAGACATGAGCTGAAGCAGAGGGTGGAGCTGAAGCAGAGGGTGGAGCTGAAGCAGAGGGTGGAGCTGAAGCAGAGGGTGGAGCTAAAACAGGAACGGCAGGAAAAGAACCTGAAAGCGACAAACGGTGAAGGAAACGATGAATTCAGTGAAACTAAAGAAATGATCCAAACTGAATCATTTCATTTGGATCTTTGGTTCTGCAGAGGTCCATCCTCTGCAGAACCAAAGATCCAAACTGAACAGGAACAGAACCAAAGCTCAGACGCCTCGGGACCATAAACCCAACTCTTTCAGAGTAAAAGCATCAACTGCCTGAATCTGACCGCAGAGTTTGCAGCTTGCAGAGCGGATCCTCCAGTCGAGCAGAAAGCAGACGTTTCCCTGCGTCTCCTGGgtgattgtagctcaggtccagttctctgaggcCAGACGGGTTGGACCTCAGCGCCGACTCCAGGAACGCACAGCCATCCTCAGAGATTATGCAACCCGACAACCTGCGGACACTCATTGTAAGAGCCAGTTAATGGGGAATTCatatagaataataatttagattaaaaatctataaatatgcttaatttaattttaagaaattcatGATGAGTATATTTTCTAGAATGTATAACTTAGTTAATATAAAGggatacttttattgtgaaaagtaattttggctTCCACTACTAATGCATAACATTAATATTGCCCGTATGCACGTTTGAGGTCAGATTGCAGTTGGATTCGGTGGAAGCAACACAATTTTTTGACCGATCTGTACCGAgcctttcattttttctgtaagtGAACTTTTGGAGTTCTTTAAGTAAACATCATAAAAGAAGACTTGGTTTCAGTCGAGTGATTCAAATATTGGTTGTTAGACAAACTGCAGAGGTGGTACAACAAACCTTTGGGACGCAGAGTGCCACTACACTCATGGGTCTcactgctgtgtttctgttcaaaGGACTCGGTGGACTTCACCGCAGGCAGAAAGCGTTTTAAACCGTTTGTTTCTCTGACTCcaggcaggtgaggcagcaggACTCGCTGCTTCAGGACGTCTTTCCACCACAACACATCTGGTTTGGTTGCAGCTGGATTGTTACCTGAGGGTTTCCACGGAGCAGCGGGAGCTCTGAAGTCCAGCAGAAAGACATTTCGTCCCCGAGTCTCCAAGGTCGTTGTTGTTCAGGTCCACTTCTCTGAGTCTGGAGGACTGGGCGCAGAAAACTGCAGAGATTTCCTCACAGCAGGCCTCTGTGAGAGACGTCTGACTTAACCTGCAGAAagcagcagtcagtgttgcCTGTGAACATCCTGTCTAAAGGAACCGCCTCACTTTTTCCTGCACACGTTTTCACAGCAGTCCAGGAGTCTGTCAGGTCTGGAGGTTCACAGCTGAGCAACTTGGAGAAGGGAGTTGCTGTTTTTTAGGCCATATTTACACGGATCTGGTTTTCAGTGAAACCGTAACGTTGTTGAGATGCAGCCATTGGTTTAGCCGTCTCCACTGATCAGAATCTGTGGCACTATCAGGTCTCAGAGTGAAACGGTTCAGAATGGGTCAACACTCCGCCACCATGTGAGGAACGCTGCTGGACGACGtggaggttaaaggtcagagcACATGTGATTTCAACAACAATCTGAAATCACAGCCTGCTATGACAACTGCCGCCGATGGATTCTTGGCGGTCTCGTGTTTACAGTGATGCAGAGCTTTCCCCCAATCAACGTCCAAAACACCGGCAGTTTCCAGACGAAATCAGGAATCAGACGCTCATCGTCCTCACCTGGATGGTTTGGGTCTCTTGTTTGACGCTGATTCATCTCAAGGACAAAACACCCAACGCCAGCTGAGTGGTTTTGTTCATGCCTTCCAGAGCGACGAGGTCGGCACCGACTTCTACGCCGATGAACCGGAACGGCGACAACACGACCCCGAGAGGCAGCAGCTCGGGGAAAGATTCAGCCATACGTTTGCTCCTTTGACAGCACCAACATCCAGGACCCAGAGCAGACAGACGGTTTGAAACGGGTGAAGTAAAACGGGACAAACCAACACTGAACTCAGGGCAGAGAGTCAAGCCTTCAACCGTTTACAACCCTGATCTGAAACTCAATAAGCAAAACCAAGCAACTGCCGTAAATGAAGACGACGAGCAGCATGTTGCTCCAGAGGACGGGTCTGCAAACCTCCAGAACCAACCGATACTCCTGGACCGGTGTCAGAACATCTTCAGGAAGAACTGAACAAACTGCCTGCTGCAGAGAACTGcaggaagcaaagaaaaaaagtttttctctttgcacCATTTTAACAATTTCCATCATTTTTTACTGGaaggtttttgatttttcagtCACGTCAATATTTCATGTTATACTGAAGCTGGTCTCCCTTTACAAGTTGCTTTGTACTGAAAGCTGGTGGAATATCTAGacataatatttaacattcacTGTCATTTCACACACAGACAGCATGAAGCGTTGGTCAGCAGTAGATAAAGAACTCGGTCGACCTGCTGACAGGTTCCTGCTCTGACCTGACAGTTTGCAGACAGCAGTGCGGACGCAGCAGCGCCGCACAGAGCAGCTTCACCCCCGAGTCCTGCAGCTCGTTGCTGCTCAGGTCCAGAACCGCCAGATGACAGAATGCTGAGCTGATCACCGATGACAACTCCTGGCAGCTTTTCCCTGTGAGGCCCGTCTGGGATAACCTGTTGGACTCTCTAGTTTAGGATCTTTATCTGggaaattaatatttcttttttatccaGCCAGAACTTAAAGCAGGTTTATTCTACCAAAAGATTGTAATGTGACCAAATACGGAGAAGCTCAAGGTGTGTGAGTACTTTGGGAAGCCGCTGTCGGACTGAATCTTACCTGAGCACCTGGAGTTTACACAAAGGACTCTGCATgccagccagcagcagcttcactcctgaatcctgcagaatatttttgctcaagtcCAAATCTTTCAGACCAGATGAGTCAGAAATGAGCAAAACGCCGAGAGcctcacagcttctctctgtcAGATTACATTCACTCAGcctgaaggaagaaaaacagcaactctGTGATTAACTACCGGTCAGTATCCTGATAGAAGTGTACATTTGTAAAATGATGTGTAATAAAGCTCCCTGTGAACCTACAGCGCTCTGCTGGAAGCCTTGACCACCGGCAGCAGCTTCAGGAAAGCCTCCTCTGACGCCGAGTACTTCTTCAACTCAAACACGTCCAGATCTTTAGTGGACAGCAGGATAAAGACCAGAGCCGACCACTGACCTGGAGACAGCTGGTCTGCAGACAGACTTCCTGAGCTCAGGAACCGCTGGATGTCCTCCACCAGAGAACGATCGTTCAGTTCGTTCAGGCAGTGGAACAGGTTGAGGCTTTTCTCTACAGACACATTCTCATTGATCTTCTCCTTGATGTactgaacagttttctgtttggtttccgagctgcagtttgtcaggTTCAGCAGCTCCTTCAGTTTATCCTGGTTGCTGCTCAGAGAAAGACCTAGAAAGAAGCGGAGGAACAAGTCCAAGTGTCCGTTTGGAGACTGCAAGGCCTTGCTGATGTAAATCCTGTGAATCTTCTTTGAAGATGTTTGGTTTAATACGAGTTGAAGGTTTTTCATTGATCGTTGTGTGAAAAATGagattttgctgctgttgctaggAGACATCCTGGCATAAacagcagccagaaactcctgaacgCTCAGGTGGACGAAGCTAAACATCTGGTCTTTGCCTTTCCTGCCACGCACCTCTTTGAAGATCTCTGTGAATATGCCGGAGAAAACTGAGGCTTCTGTGAAGTCCACATTGCTCTCTACCAGATCCTTCTTGTAGAAGATCAGGTTGCCCTTCTCCAGCTGCTGGTACGCTAGTTTAGCTAAGGATTTGATGTAGCGAAGAGACGTCTGGGAGCCGTATTTCTGTTTAGTGTGGTGGATCTGGAACACCAGGAACTCTGTGTACATGTCAGTGAGGCTGTTGGGCAGCTCTGCGGTTCCTCGGGTCTTCAGCACGTCCTCCAGAACCGTAGCTGCGATCCAGCAGAAGACGgggatgtggcacatgatgtggaggctcTGGGACGCCTGGATGTGGGCGATGATCTGCTCGGCCTGCTCTTCTCCTCCGAATCTTTTCCTGAAGTACGTCTCCTTCTGCAGGTCGGTGAACCCTCTGACCTCGTTCACGCTGCTGACAAACCGCcgagggatctgattggctgctgccgGCCGGGATGTTATCCAGATCCGAG carries:
- the LOC102216805 gene encoding sodium/calcium exchanger 1 isoform X7 — protein: MSPAGRPSFLLLLFAAISAGFPCSAAGGTGLTPKSNSTTRNQTKCGGGTDCIEGVILPVWKPKNPAFPDRLARATIYFVGLFYMFLGVSIIADRFMASIEVITSQERKITIKKPNGEKITTTVRVWNETVSNLTLMALGSSAPEILLSVVEVCGHNFDAGELGPNTIVGSAAFNMFVIIGLCVSVIPDGETRKVKHLRVFFVTATWSVFAYTWLYLILAVFSPGVVEIWEGLLTLFFFPFCVGFAYVADRRLLFYKYVYKRYRTGKQKGMIIETEGEPDLPSKVDVEMDGKMLNSHRDELLDREAKELDEEEARRELARILKELKQKHPEKETEQLMELANYQVLTQQQKSRAFYRCQATRIMTGAGNVLKKHAADQVKRAAQHDICSEISVNNFSSKVFFDPGNYQCLENCGSVALNVVRRGGDLTATVYVDYRTEDGTANAGSDYQLTEGTIVFKPGETDKEIHVNIIDDDIFEEDEHFLVHLTNVRVTPDGANDHQANHADGLAGLGLPCTATVTIFDDDHAGIFSFEEPVVTVSESVGVMEVKVTRNSGARGVVAVPYKTIQGTAKGGGEDFEDTHGVLEFDNDEIVKSIRINVVDDEQYEKNKNFFLEVGDPQLLEMSERKGREIYRKVQGRDRPAPSNIVSITDGVCEEVLTKKEEEERRIAEMGRPTLGEHVRLEVIIEESYEFKNTVDKLIKKTNLALVIGTNSWREQFVEAITVSSGDDDDCGEEKMPSCFDYVMHFLTVFWKLLFAFVPPTDYWNGWACFVVSISVIGMLTAIIGDLASHFGCTVGLKDSVTAVVFVALGTSVPDTFASKVAAIQDQYADASIGNVTGSNAVNVFLGIGVAWSIAAVYHYSKGQEFRVDPGTLAFSVTLFTIFAFICIAVLIYRRRPAIGGELGGPRVPKILTSCLFFSLWLMYIVFSSLEAYCHVKGF
- the LOC102216805 gene encoding sodium/calcium exchanger 1 isoform X6, translating into MSPAGRPSFLLLLFAAISAGFPCSAAGGTGLTPKSNSTTRNQTKCGGGTDCIEGVILPVWKPKNPAFPDRLARATIYFVGLFYMFLGVSIIADRFMASIEVITSQERKITIKKPNGEKITTTVRVWNETVSNLTLMALGSSAPEILLSVVEVCGHNFDAGELGPNTIVGSAAFNMFVIIGLCVSVIPDGETRKVKHLRVFFVTATWSVFAYTWLYLILAVFSPGVVEIWEGLLTLFFFPFCVGFAYVADRRLLFYKYVYKRYRTGKQKGMIIETEGEPDLPSKVDVEMDGKMLNSHRDELLDREAKELDEEEARRELARILKELKQKHPEKETEQLMELANYQVLTQQQKSRAFYRCQATRIMTGAGNVLKKHAADQVKRAAQHDICSEISVNNFSSKVFFDPGNYQCLENCGSVALNVVRRGGDLTATVYVDYRTEDGTANAGSDYQLTEGTIVFKPGETDKEIHVNIIDDDIFEEDEHFLVHLTNVRVTPDGANDHQANHADGLAGLGLPCTATVTIFDDDHAGIFSFEEPVVTVSESVGVMEVKVTRNSGARGVVAVPYKTIQGTAKGGGEDFEDTHGVLEFDNDEIVKTVSVRITDHEEYDRKASFYLELQEPCWGRRGRTGGFVQTGREIYRKVQGRDRPAPSNIVSITDGVCEEVLTKKEEEERRIAEMGRPTLGEHVRLEVIIEESYEFKNTVDKLIKKTNLALVIGTNSWREQFVEAITVSSGDDDDCGEEKMPSCFDYVMHFLTVFWKLLFAFVPPTDYWNGWACFVVSISVIGMLTAIIGDLASHFGCTVGLKDSVTAVVFVALGTSVPDTFASKVAAIQDQYADASIGNVTGSNAVNVFLGIGVAWSIAAVYHYSKGQEFRVDPGTLAFSVTLFTIFAFICIAVLIYRRRPAIGGELGGPRVPKILTSCLFFSLWLMYIVFSSLEAYCHVKGF
- the LOC102216805 gene encoding sodium/calcium exchanger 1 isoform X4; translation: MSPAGRPSFLLLLFAAISAGFPCSAAGGTGLTPKSNSTTRNQTKCGGGTDCIEGVILPVWKPKNPAFPDRLARATIYFVGLFYMFLGVSIIADRFMASIEVITSQERKITIKKPNGEKITTTVRVWNETVSNLTLMALGSSAPEILLSVVEVCGHNFDAGELGPNTIVGSAAFNMFVIIGLCVSVIPDGETRKVKHLRVFFVTATWSVFAYTWLYLILAVFSPGVVEIWEGLLTLFFFPFCVGFAYVADRRLLFYKYVYKRYRTGKQKGMIIETEGEPDLPSKVDVEMDGKMLNSHRDELLDREAKELDEEEARRELARILKELKQKHPEKETEQLMELANYQVLTQQQKSRAFYRCQATRIMTGAGNVLKKHAADQVKRAAQHDICSEISVNNFSSKVFFDPGNYQCLENCGSVALNVVRRGGDLTATVYVDYRTEDGTANAGSDYQLTEGTIVFKPGETDKEIHVNIIDDDIFEEDEHFLVHLTNVRVTPDGANDHQANHADGLAGLGLPCTATVTIFDDDHAGIFSFEEPVVTVSESVGVMEVKVTRNSGARGVVAVPYKTIQGTAKGGGEDFEDTHGVLEFDNDEIVKSIRINVVDDEQYEKNKNFFLEVGDPQLLEMSERKALLLQEVGGFVQTGREIYRKVQGRDRPAPSNIVSITDGVCEEVLTKKEEEERRIAEMGRPTLGEHVRLEVIIEESYEFKNTVDKLIKKTNLALVIGTNSWREQFVEAITVSSGDDDDCGEEKMPSCFDYVMHFLTVFWKLLFAFVPPTDYWNGWACFVVSISVIGMLTAIIGDLASHFGCTVGLKDSVTAVVFVALGTSVPDTFASKVAAIQDQYADASIGNVTGSNAVNVFLGIGVAWSIAAVYHYSKGQEFRVDPGTLAFSVTLFTIFAFICIAVLIYRRRPAIGGELGGPRVPKILTSCLFFSLWLMYIVFSSLEAYCHVKGF